From the Flavobacterium gyeonganense genome, the window TTTTATTTATCGAAAAGCCTACAGAGGAGACTGGGGACATTGGGATGACTTACCAGATACTACCACTACAACCCTTGATTGCCCTGGAAAAAACAGCGAAATAAATTCAATTGGACTAAGAAGGGTTCCAAATGAAAATAGCTACTTATAATGTAAATGGTGTTAACGGCCGTTTACATGTCCTCATTCGCTGGCTTGAAGAAGCTCAACCCGATATTGTTTGCCTTCAGGAGTTAAAAGCACCTCAGGATAAATTTCCGATCAAAGCAATACAGGATGCGGGTTATAATGCGATATGGCATGGACAAAAGCAATGGAACGGAGTTGCTATTCTGGCTCGCAATCTTGAAATTGAAGAAATTACCCGGACACTTCCCGGAGATGAAGAAGATGTTCAAAGTCGTTACATCGAAGCACTTATTGGCGGTGTCGTTATTGCGTGCCTCTATCTTCCTAATGGCAATCCGGCACCGGGACCTAAATTCGAATACAAGTTAAAATGGTTCCAAAGGCTTTCTCATCGTGCTGAAATCTTGCTTGACCTTAAAACTCCTGTAATTCTGATAGGTGATTTCAATGTTATGCCTACTGAATTAGATGTTTATAAACCCGAAAAATGGGTAAAAGATGCCCTCTTCAGACCCGAAGTCAGGAAAGCTTTTGCCAATATTCTGACCCAGGGATGGACAGATGCTATCCGTACTTTATATCCGAATGAAAAAATTTATACTTTTTGGGATTATTTCAGAAAAGCTTAC encodes:
- the xth gene encoding exodeoxyribonuclease III gives rise to the protein MKIATYNVNGVNGRLHVLIRWLEEAQPDIVCLQELKAPQDKFPIKAIQDAGYNAIWHGQKQWNGVAILARNLEIEEITRTLPGDEEDVQSRYIEALIGGVVIACLYLPNGNPAPGPKFEYKLKWFQRLSHRAEILLDLKTPVILIGDFNVMPTELDVYKPEKWVKDALFRPEVRKAFANILTQGWTDAIRTLYPNEKIYTFWDYFRKAYERDAGLRIDHFLLSPQLAKKLIAGGVDHHVRGWEKTSDHAPVWIEINDIK